A window of Novosphingobium terrae contains these coding sequences:
- a CDS encoding DHA2 family efflux MFS transporter permease subunit, which yields MPASTATQWTDERSAAGKRNPWLIVGIISMATFMEVLDTSIANVSLTHIAGSLSASTDESTWVLTSYLVANAVVIPLSGWLSDVIGRKRYYMISVGLFGISSLCCGFAPNLAMLIAARIFQGMGGGGLAPSEQSILADTFPPEKRGQAFAAYGIVVVVGPVLGPTLGGWITDNFSWHWIFLINVPVSILSLFLVHFIVSEPEVLEKERRERWKGGLSVDYVGFILVVLGLGCLEITLDRGETDNWFASTFICSTAIISGTSLVGLIFWELNHKEPILDLRLLGNRNFAVTTTFMLTTGAVLFGTTAILPQMLQQVFGYDASTAGMAMTTGGLATLVAMVIVGRLAGKVDTRLLLIPALASQAAALWYMTGWNTQISFHDASMGRLISAAGLPFLFIPIQTAAYVGLKPESTNDASSILNVARNLGGSFGIAITQAALIERGQFHQSRIVETLSPLNPNYTEALSQAGPALGLSDPDGGMAVIYRQVQQQAEMLSYIDVFHGFMIFVLLVLPLGLLIRQGKSAGGHA from the coding sequence TGCTGGATACCTCGATCGCCAATGTCTCGCTCACCCATATTGCGGGCAGCCTTTCGGCCAGCACCGATGAATCGACATGGGTGCTCACCAGCTATCTGGTGGCCAATGCGGTGGTGATCCCGCTCTCGGGCTGGCTGTCGGATGTGATCGGGCGCAAGCGCTATTACATGATCTCGGTGGGGCTTTTCGGCATTTCCTCACTGTGCTGCGGTTTCGCGCCCAATCTGGCGATGCTGATCGCGGCGCGGATCTTTCAGGGCATGGGCGGGGGAGGGCTGGCCCCTTCCGAACAATCCATTCTGGCCGATACCTTCCCGCCCGAAAAACGCGGACAGGCCTTTGCCGCCTATGGCATCGTGGTGGTGGTGGGGCCGGTGCTGGGGCCCACGCTGGGCGGCTGGATCACCGACAATTTCAGCTGGCACTGGATCTTCCTGATTAACGTGCCGGTCTCGATCCTCTCGCTGTTCCTCGTGCATTTTATCGTCAGCGAGCCCGAGGTGCTGGAAAAGGAACGGCGCGAGCGCTGGAAGGGCGGCCTTAGCGTCGATTACGTTGGCTTCATTCTGGTGGTGCTGGGCCTCGGCTGCCTTGAGATCACACTGGATCGCGGCGAAACCGACAACTGGTTTGCCAGCACCTTCATCTGCAGCACCGCGATCATCAGCGGCACCTCATTGGTGGGTTTGATCTTCTGGGAGCTGAACCACAAGGAGCCGATCCTCGACCTGCGTCTGCTGGGCAACCGCAACTTCGCCGTCACCACCACCTTTATGCTGACCACCGGCGCGGTGCTGTTCGGCACCACCGCCATCCTGCCGCAGATGCTGCAGCAGGTCTTTGGCTATGACGCCAGCACGGCGGGCATGGCGATGACCACCGGAGGCCTCGCCACGCTGGTCGCCATGGTGATCGTGGGAAGGCTGGCGGGCAAGGTCGATACGCGGCTGCTGTTGATCCCGGCGCTCGCCAGCCAGGCGGCGGCGCTGTGGTATATGACCGGCTGGAACACGCAGATCAGCTTTCACGATGCCTCGATGGGGCGGCTGATCTCGGCGGCGGGGCTGCCTTTCCTGTTTATCCCGATCCAGACGGCGGCCTATGTGGGTCTGAAGCCGGAAAGCACCAATGATGCCTCCTCGATCCTCAATGTGGCGCGCAATCTGGGGGGCAGCTTCGGCATTGCGATCACCCAGGCCGCGCTGATCGAGCGCGGGCAGTTCCATCAGTCGCGCATCGTCGAGACATTGAGCCCGCTGAACCCCAATTATACCGAGGCGCTGTCGCAGGCCGGCCCCGCGCTGGGGCTGAGCGATCCGGATGGCGGCATGGCGGTGATCTACCGGCAGGTGCAGCAGCAGGCCGAGATGCTCTCCTACATCGATGTCTTTCATGGCTTTATGATCTTCGTGCTGCTGGTGCTGCCGCTGGGGCTGCTGATCCGGCAGGGCAAAAGCGCGGGAGGCCACGCATGA